GCCACCGCCCGGCTGTCGGCCACCAGGCGATCGATGAACTTCATCTTGGCCGGCTCGGTGGTGAGCGAGGCGTAGCGCTTGTCGAGCGCCGCGCGGGTGTCGGCCGGCAGGGCGGCGATCTGCCGGTCCACGGCCGAGTCGCGCGTAGTGGCGATCACGCCCAGGCGCCAGCCGGTGGCGCCGAAGTACTTCGAGAACGAATACACCAGGATGGTGTTGGCCGGGCAGATGGCGAACAGCGATCGGAAGTCGTCGGCAAAGGTGCCGTACACGTCGTCGGTCAGCAAAATCAGGTCGGGCCGCTTGGCCACGATGTCGGCAATGGTGCGCAGGCCGGCGTCGTTGATCTTGACCGAAGGCGGGTTGGAGGGATTGACCACGAAGAAGGCGCGCACCGCCGGGTCTTCGAGTTTGCGCAGTTCAGCCTCGGGGTACTGCCAGCCCAGATCGGGATCGGCTTCGATCAGCACCTCGACCAGCTCGTAGTCGTTGAGGTGGGGAATTTCGAGGTAAGGCGTGAAGGTGGGCGAGCCAATGGCGATCTTGTCGCCTGGCGCGATCAGACCGTTTTCGCGCAGCGAGTTGAAGATGTAGGCCATCGCCGCGGTGCCGCCCTCCACCGCGAACAGGTCCAGCCCGTCGCGGTCCAGGGTGCTCGCGCCCATCTCGCGCAGCACGTATTCCTTCACGATGGCTTCGCTGGTGAGCAGCATGCGATCGGGGACGGGGTAGTTGCAGCCCAGAACGCCCTCGACCATTTCACGCACGAAAGTGTCGGCGTCCAGCCCCAGCTGATCGCGCACGTAGGAAAGCGCCCGGGCCAGAAAGGCCACGCCCGGGGACTGGGCGTGGCGGCGCAGGAAGCCCTGAAAGCGCTCCGTCAGTCCGTCTTGCAGCGGAAAGCCACCCACCCCTTCGGACAGGAAGGAGAAGGACATCTCCGACTCCTCGGCCGCGAACAGCCCCAGCTGGAACAAGGCCCGGCGCGGCACCGTGGCCATGAAGTTGGGATTGCCCCGCCCGGCATTGAGCATGGTGCGGTCGGCGTGCGACTGCGCCAGCGCGATGAGGTTGTCCTTGAGCTCGAACGGACTCAGCTGGGTGTATTGCGAATAATCGGTCTTGGCCATGTCGGAGGATCCTTGAAGCGAAGTGAAAACAATGGGAGAGAGCGTGCGCTCAGAAGGTGC
This genomic interval from Ottowia oryzae contains the following:
- a CDS encoding bifunctional aspartate transaminase/aspartate 4-decarboxylase; protein product: MAKTDYSQYTQLSPFELKDNLIALAQSHADRTMLNAGRGNPNFMATVPRRALFQLGLFAAEESEMSFSFLSEGVGGFPLQDGLTERFQGFLRRHAQSPGVAFLARALSYVRDQLGLDADTFVREMVEGVLGCNYPVPDRMLLTSEAIVKEYVLREMGASTLDRDGLDLFAVEGGTAAMAYIFNSLRENGLIAPGDKIAIGSPTFTPYLEIPHLNDYELVEVLIEADPDLGWQYPEAELRKLEDPAVRAFFVVNPSNPPSVKINDAGLRTIADIVAKRPDLILLTDDVYGTFADDFRSLFAICPANTILVYSFSKYFGATGWRLGVIATTRDSAVDRQIAALPADTRAALDKRYASLTTEPAKMKFIDRLVADSRAVALNHTAGLSTPQQVQMVLFALFNMMDAGGSYKSALKSIIRRRDAALYRQLGEQHRDDENSVDYYTLIDLQQTCRALHGDAFAAWVLKTQNPIELLFRIADETGVVLLPGKGFGVLHPSARASLANLNEYQYAAIGSALRKLVDEYFAQFKASAGKS